Proteins encoded within one genomic window of Candidatus Methylomirabilota bacterium:
- a CDS encoding alkaline phosphatase D family protein, translated as MFRERRLRALTAFVGLLLLFLCVPAPAAERLLLAVGDVTPTTVVVWVRGVAEGEIVVDYGPADAGPAQSASLRVTRRSDLTGKVRLAGLRPATRYAYRARSAGGAAAGEFVTAPAPDDPVRVTFVWGGDLGGGRFCRPVDTGYRVFSAMAGARPDFFLFVGDTAYADHRCSGPGVAPGGDFVARTLDQFRRKHRYNREDPALSAFLGQTSVHAIWDDHEVRNNFAGPTEPLMPRGRQAFVEYWPVVPPADEPTRLYRQFRWGRLLEVFILDTRQYRSDNSEPDGPAKTMLGSRQRRWLIDGVTASTATWKVVVSSVPLSVPTGRDSRDAWSNATVWGIPEENGTGFAVERDAILNAFRQRGVKNLVFLAADVHHGELIRHHPTPEFSFHEFIAGPLSATPGRPRPLDAALNPRSLFARGGVNNFGAVTIEAPHLTVRLIDEDGAVLFTHTIGPE; from the coding sequence TTGTTCCGTGAGCGCCGCCTCCGCGCGCTGACCGCGTTCGTCGGCCTGCTCCTCCTCTTCCTGTGCGTCCCGGCGCCGGCCGCCGAGCGTCTGCTGCTCGCCGTCGGCGACGTGACGCCGACGACGGTGGTCGTGTGGGTGCGGGGCGTCGCCGAGGGGGAGATCGTCGTCGACTACGGTCCGGCCGACGCGGGGCCCGCCCAGAGCGCCAGCCTGCGGGTTACGCGCCGCAGTGATCTCACCGGGAAGGTGCGACTGGCCGGACTGCGCCCGGCGACGCGCTACGCTTATCGGGCGCGGAGCGCCGGGGGCGCCGCCGCCGGCGAGTTCGTCACGGCGCCGGCGCCGGACGATCCGGTGCGGGTGACGTTCGTGTGGGGCGGCGACCTGGGCGGCGGACGGTTCTGCCGCCCGGTCGACACCGGGTACCGGGTCTTCTCGGCAATGGCGGGCGCGCGCCCCGACTTCTTCCTGTTCGTCGGCGACACGGCCTACGCCGATCACCGCTGCAGCGGGCCCGGCGTGGCGCCCGGCGGCGATTTCGTCGCCCGGACGCTGGACCAGTTCCGCCGCAAACACCGGTACAACCGCGAGGACCCGGCCCTGAGCGCGTTCCTCGGCCAGACGTCCGTGCACGCGATCTGGGACGACCACGAGGTGCGCAACAACTTCGCGGGCCCGACCGAGCCCCTGATGCCGCGGGGTCGCCAGGCGTTCGTCGAGTACTGGCCCGTCGTTCCCCCCGCCGACGAGCCCACCCGCCTCTACCGCCAGTTCCGCTGGGGTCGCCTGCTGGAGGTCTTCATCCTCGACACCCGCCAGTACCGGAGCGACAACAGCGAGCCCGACGGTCCGGCCAAGACGATGCTGGGGTCCCGGCAGCGGCGCTGGCTGATCGACGGGGTGACCGCCTCGACGGCCACCTGGAAGGTCGTCGTCTCCAGCGTGCCACTGTCCGTGCCCACCGGGCGGGACTCTCGGGACGCCTGGTCGAACGCCACCGTCTGGGGCATTCCGGAGGAGAACGGGACGGGCTTCGCCGTGGAGCGGGACGCGATCTTGAACGCGTTCCGCCAGCGCGGGGTGAAGAACCTCGTCTTCCTCGCCGCGGACGTGCATCACGGGGAGCTGATCCGGCACCACCCGACGCCGGAGTTCTCGTTTCACGAGTTCATCGCCGGCCCGCTGTCGGCGACGCCGGGCCGGCCGCGGCCGCTGGACGCCGCGCTCAACCCGCGCTCGCTCTTCGCCCGGGGGGGCGTGAACAACTTCGGCGCGGTGACGATCGAAGCGCCGCACCTCACGGTGCGCTTGATCGACGAGGACGGCGCCGTGCTCTTCACCCACACGATCGGTCCGGAGTAG